TCTGAGTGCCAGGAGAGCTTTGACAGACTGAAGCAAGCATTGACCACTGCACCTGTTTTAGCTATGCCTCAGGGTTGGGAGAGTTTGTGGTTTACATAGATGCATCGAAGCTTGATTTGGGCGCGATTCTGATGCAGTATGACAGAGTTATAGCATACGCATCCAGACAgctgaaggtccatgagaagaattatccgactcatgacctcgaactAGGAGCAGTGGTGTTTgctctgaagatttggagacactatctgtatggggagaagttcAAGATTTTGGCCGATCataagagcctgaagtacttcttcacacagaaagagctgaatatgaggcagaggaGATGTctagagctagtgaaggattatgattgtgacattagctaccatccgagtAAGGCTAATGTGGTAGCAGATGCTATGAGCAAGAAGCACGCAGTGATTGCCTATTTGTCGGTACAAAGACCGCTGCAGGCGGAGATTCAGAtatttgagcttgcagtttatgccagGGGCAATGCCCCAAATCTCGTTACTCtgacagtacagtcgactttgagagacaggATCCGGGCATGGCAGACTTCTGACGAGCAGTTTCtgaagtggagacagagggacgaggctaagggccagagactGTATACAGTTGTGGACGACATAGTCAGATATATGGACCACCTATGGGATCCTGATAGTGATTTCCTGAGAGCAGATATCTTGAGTGAGGCCCACAACACCACGTACTCCATCCacccagggagtacgaagatgtataaagatCTACAGATtctttattggtggccgggcatgaagcgagatattCTGCATTTTGTTTTCCGAGTGTTTGAATTGTCAGCtggtcaaggcagaacatcaaagacctgcggggaagctgagaccactccTTATTCCAAAGTGGAAATGGTCGAAAATCACTATAAACTTTGTAACAGGGCTTCCGAGGATTTCTGGGGGATTCAATGCCATCTGGATGATtgttgatcggctcactaaatcagctcattttctACCGATCAGgatgactttcaccatgactaaGTACGCATAGCTGTACATCTGAGAGTTAGTCAGATTTCACAGGATTCCAGGgtccatcgtgtcagacagggatTCGAGGTTCACGTCTGCGTTCTGAAAGGGTCTACATCAGGCGTTTGGTACTAAGATACTGTTCTGTACTGCTTTCCATTCTCAGACAGATGAACAGTCAGAGAGGGAGATTCAGATTCTGGAAGACCTACTCCGAGCTTGCATTATCGACTTCTAGGGCAGCTGGGAGCCGAAATTACCTCTtatggagttcacatacaagaATCGTTATCAGGCATCGatcggtatggctccatacgaggcattgtatgggaggaagtgtaggtcgccaGTTTAATGGGATGACGTAGGAGAGCGATCAGAGTTGGGTTCAGATATTTTGAGACAGACAGCAGAGTTATTGGGCAGGATTAGAGAaagaatgaagactgctcagagcCGTCAGAAAAGTTATGTAGATCAGAGGCGGCAAGATCTTCATTCATAGTAGGggatcatgttttcgtgaaggttgcaccgatgaagggtgtgatgaggttcggaaagaagggcaagcttagccctagattcatcggaccatttgagatcctagagagagtgGGGACACTTGCTTTCAGAGTCGCATTACCGTCGAATCTagcgggagttcataatgtgttccacgtctctatgctgtgGAAGTGCCTATTGAACCCTTTACATGTGCTGAACTATGAACCACTTCAGCTGACGCTGAATCTGTCATTCGAGGAGAGACCCACACATATACTGGGCAGGCAGGACTAGAGGCTCCAGAACAAGGTAATCCAGATGGTCAAGGTCAAATGGATGAATCATTCCgaggaggaggctacttgggaaaccgagaccgagatgaggagtcactacccggagttattcggtaagttctaaatttcgaggacgaaattttatttgggGGGGGGAGAGCTGTAATTAGGTCcatgaatttaattcacgtaaccagaatgcatgcaatctagggttgtatttaaattatgtgtttaattatttttatgcattttatgcgtaattattgcatgattggatttatttcatgacatttttaaagttcatgcattaagaattttaatttgcatttcgcgctcgaacgaggatcggagatcgggaaattatcaggaaaattattttaaatacatgattagtttttattaattaatgtaaggtgttttaaatgtatttttcaataaatgggctttgttgggtatttttacccttCAGAGCATATTTTTATTCGGTACATAAATTATAACGAaacggaggactttttgagggctcgtgcaacattttcaaaaaaacttACCGAAACGAAATATTTTCCAGGAGTGTGTTTGGGCTTGATGGACTAATATTTATTACTTATTTGGCTTAAAACcctttttattcttttaaaagCCACATTAAGGCCAATTTACACCTTAATTACTACTTAAATATTACAATATCCTATTCCTAAACCTAAACTAATCAGCCGACCACCCCCTCCATTCAGAAGCTCCCTTTGGTTTTGAGCAAGGAAAAGTACAGCAGCCTCATTCCTCCATTCCCCTTCAATAAAAGATCCTCCCCGCTTCTCTGGTGACTCCCCGACGCGCATTCCTTCAAGTTTTCTTGCATAAAATCGCTACGGCACGCATGTTCTTCCCTTCATCATCATCCACGCTGATATTATGTGTAAAGTTTGTGTGACAGCATGTAAATCTTTCGATCTATGCATGTGTGTTCCTCGACGTCGGTTTATGCTTAATCTattgcatttttttattttcactcACATTCTTCATGCTGTTGTGCAAGGGGTGGTTGGCTGCTGTTGCTAGGGGGCTGAGACATGTCATGGATTGTGGGATACAGTGCTGGAGTCGAGACTTGATGAGGATTGTTGTGGATCGTGAGTGGTGTCCATAGGATGGCTCGGTTTTGGGGGAGATCACGTGCAAGGGTCGGGCCAGCAATGCAAGGACTGATATGAGCCCTGGATCAGatcctggtgggtctgagacaagGCCTGTAAAGGTTCGAGATGTGCTGGAACCAGCCCCGAAGTGCGATCGATAGAGTGGAAAGGAGAAGAGTCGCGGGGTGCTTCCTTGTGTGGTTTGGAGTGTGTGAGGAGGATTGAGGGCTTCCATGGGGCTATAAGCTCGATTCAAGGGAGTACcgtagggtcctagggtggcttaGACGAGATCGAGTCATGGCTGGTCCGCTTGGTTTTGGGCTATGGACGAAAACTTGGATGGGTGTTGCACATAGGGTTCGAGTATGATGATTAGGAAATTTTCCATCAGCTTTCATGTCATGGCCGAGGGGTTTAGGGGTCTAGTCTTGATGGTTTTAGggcttttttatctttataaagtGTGGTATAAAGTTTGGAAAAATTTGGCTGAGtttgagtcgattcgggttaaaacttgTTGAGtttgagtcgattcgggttaaaactgtgaccccggtccaagttttgaaacgaatcggttaagttttgaaacgaatcgattttacgtctaaaaaatacttataattatgttttgggatgtttgaAGGAGTTCGGTAAGTTCGAGTCAAAATAtggaggtccaggggtaaaattttcatttttggtttgcaggggcaaaatagtcattttgcacccaaggtaagattttggtcctggcagtgccctgagcaAAAAATTATCAtgcttttaaatgtttatgcatcatgataaTGATTTTTACGAAATTACGATATATACGCttcatgcttgattttaagaaaatttacgcatgtgcatgattttgataagtgatgaaaatgatgatgttttgaatgatgggaaTTAGTTGTAACTctcgaagtatatgtaaattcttaagatgtatatgtaaatgatgatgatgaggcttaggcacagtggatgggtaataatgtcactgatgtccgacaacCGCCGAGTACtgcggttctatgtatgatggatccatcgtaaatgatgaacgatgtacgatagtcaccgcgaatgaactgaattcactaaatgaaataatgaatgatgaacgatgaatgatgattaatgatgagctgttttgacatgtTACGATTTCATATGACacgtatgttgattacagtatattacgcttttaaagttcatgaaaggtatgttgattacagtataTTTTTCACTgatgtgtgctatgtatatgtatttgttatttctggtacaggtgtgttgagtctttagactcactaggcgtgtgtggtGCAGGTGAGCTTGATATCGAGGGCTGGGGTGCCGAACTATGAGTAAGCAGGCCTGATggggtgacacgacccgaggacaaCATGTTTTCCGcacatttatgatttttatgagttTGAGAGGATATGTGTATTTTTATATACGTACGTTGATTTATTTCAATGATGCATGTTgggatttttactcgtttat
The DNA window shown above is from Primulina huaijiensis isolate GDHJ02 chromosome 12, ASM1229523v2, whole genome shotgun sequence and carries:
- the LOC140989412 gene encoding uncharacterized protein; translated protein: MRQRRCLELVKDYDCDISYHPSKANVVADAMSKKHAVIAYLSVQRPLQAEIQIFELAVYARGNAPNLVTLTVQSTLRDRIRAWQTSDEQFLKWRQRDEAKGQRLYTVVDDIVRYMDHLWDPDSDFLRADILSEAHNTTYSIHPGSTKMYKDLQILYWWPGMKRDILHFVFRVFELSAGQGRTSKTCGEAETTPYSKVEMVENHYKLCNRASEDFWGIQCHLDDC